A part of Microbacterium terregens genomic DNA contains:
- the rpsF gene encoding 30S ribosomal protein S6, which produces MTHQYELMVIFQPEIDERLVAPSLDKFLKVITADGGSIDNVDIWGRRRLAYEIQKKTEGIYAVVSFTATSAATQELDRQMGLSEQIMRTKVLRAEEAIAMIASEKQRADEKAARKAARPAKPVKQDA; this is translated from the coding sequence GTGACGCACCAGTACGAACTCATGGTCATCTTCCAGCCCGAGATCGACGAGCGCCTGGTCGCTCCGAGTCTCGACAAGTTCCTGAAGGTCATCACCGCAGACGGTGGCTCGATCGACAACGTCGACATTTGGGGCCGCCGTCGTCTCGCGTATGAGATCCAGAAGAAGACCGAGGGCATCTATGCCGTCGTGAGCTTCACCGCGACGAGCGCTGCCACGCAGGAGCTCGACCGTCAGATGGGCCTCAGCGAGCAGATCATGCGCACCAAGGTCCTCCGCGCCGAAGAAGCGATCGCGATGATCGCCTCCGAGAAGCAGCGCGCCGACGAGAAGGCAGCGCGCAAGGCGGCCCGCCCGGCGAAGCCCGTCAAGCAGGACGCGTAA
- a CDS encoding TMEM175 family protein produces MSVETSRDQRQPLTAERLKSFTDAVVAIAMTLLILPLMESLGDAADEGLLAGTWLSGEWPQLFSFALSFVLTAIFWIIHHRLFDRVQHVTIALLWLSLAWMLTIVWLPVATGLVGQLAIDPVQKVLYIGTLLATSLILLAMRIYMRRHSELHAIPDDRQREGMIGAVTMSALFAAALVLAVAVPAVGYLALFLVLLTVPLTGWLSRPRRR; encoded by the coding sequence GTGAGCGTCGAGACCAGCAGAGACCAACGTCAGCCTCTGACGGCGGAGCGCCTGAAGAGCTTCACCGACGCGGTCGTCGCGATCGCGATGACGTTGCTGATCCTCCCGCTGATGGAGAGCCTCGGCGATGCGGCCGACGAGGGACTGCTCGCCGGCACCTGGCTCAGCGGCGAATGGCCTCAGCTGTTCAGCTTCGCGCTCAGCTTCGTGCTGACCGCGATCTTCTGGATCATCCACCACCGCCTGTTCGACCGCGTCCAGCACGTCACGATCGCGCTGCTCTGGCTCTCACTGGCGTGGATGCTCACGATCGTGTGGCTGCCCGTGGCGACCGGTCTGGTCGGCCAGCTCGCCATCGACCCGGTGCAGAAGGTCCTCTACATCGGGACGCTGCTCGCCACGAGCCTGATCCTGCTCGCCATGCGGATCTACATGCGCCGTCATTCCGAGCTGCACGCGATCCCCGATGACCGGCAGCGCGAAGGGATGATCGGCGCCGTCACGATGTCGGCCCTGTTCGCCGCGGCGCTCGTGCTCGCCGTGGCGGTTCCGGCGGTCGGCTATCTGGCGCTGTTCCTGGTGCTTCTCACCGTCCCGCTGACCGGATGGCTGTCGCGGCCGCGACGACGCTGA
- a CDS encoding single-stranded DNA-binding protein, translated as MAGETIITVVGNLTADPELRYTQTGLPVANFTIASTPRNFDRQANEWKDGEALFLRASVWREFAEHVAGSLTKGSRVIATGRLKQRSYETREGEKRTSIELEVDEIGPSLRYATAQVTRAASSGGGQSRGQVSEEPWSTPGTQTAPAAGAPAAAGGDSWAAPGAYGDDTPF; from the coding sequence ATGGCCGGCGAGACGATCATCACCGTCGTGGGCAACCTCACGGCCGATCCCGAGCTGCGTTACACGCAGACCGGACTCCCCGTCGCGAACTTCACGATCGCGTCGACGCCGCGCAACTTCGACCGCCAGGCCAACGAGTGGAAGGACGGTGAAGCGCTGTTCCTCCGCGCGAGCGTGTGGCGCGAATTCGCCGAGCACGTGGCCGGATCGCTGACCAAGGGCTCCCGCGTCATCGCGACCGGTCGCCTCAAGCAGCGCTCCTACGAGACCCGCGAGGGCGAGAAGCGCACGTCGATCGAACTCGAGGTCGACGAGATCGGCCCTTCGCTGCGTTACGCGACCGCTCAGGTGACTCGCGCGGCGTCCTCCGGCGGCGGGCAGTCCCGTGGCCAGGTCTCCGAAGAGCCGTGGTCGACCCCTGGCACCCAGACGGCTCCGGCCGCCGGGGCACCCGCAGCGGCCGGCGGCGACTCGTGGGCCGCTCCCGGCGCATACGGCGACGACACACCGTTTTGA
- the rpsR gene encoding 30S ribosomal protein S18, with amino-acid sequence MAGKSSGDRRKPRKGAKNAAPAKPTRVGLIDYKDVATLRKFISERGKIRARRITGVSVQEQRLIARAIKNAREMALLPYAGAGR; translated from the coding sequence ATGGCTGGAAAGTCAAGCGGCGACCGCCGCAAGCCGCGGAAGGGCGCGAAGAACGCAGCCCCGGCGAAGCCGACCCGCGTTGGCCTCATCGACTACAAGGATGTCGCCACACTCCGCAAGTTCATTTCGGAGCGCGGGAAGATCCGCGCCCGTCGTATCACCGGTGTCTCGGTGCAGGAGCAGCGTCTGATCGCACGTGCGATCAAGAACGCGCGCGAAATGGCGCTCCTGCCTTACGCCGGCGCCGGCAGGTAG
- the dnaB gene encoding replicative DNA helicase, which produces MSIADISEERLGGRREHERTPPHDLLAEQSALGGMLLSKDAVADVIETLRGADFYVPKHELIFEAILTLYSHGEPTDVVAVTDELIKTGELQRAGGADYLHTLTSIVPTAANAGYYASIVAERALLRRLVDAGTRIVQMGYSGQGEALDLVNNAQAEIYGVTGADAAEDYVPLEVAVSAAIDEIEAARGRDGQMTGIPTGFSGLDQLTNGLHPGQMIIIAARPAMGKSTLALDFARTAAVKHNFPTIFFSLEMGRSEIAMRLMSAEGSVPLQNMRKGTLDSRDWTTIASTRGRINDAPLYIDDSPNMTLVEIRAKCRRLKQREGLKMVVIDYLQLMTSGKRVESRQQEVSEFSRALKLLAKELQVPVIALSQLNRGAEQRADKKPALSDLRESGSIEQDADMVVLLHREAAYEKDSPRAGEADLIIAKHRNGPTDTITVAFQGHFSRFTDMAVGL; this is translated from the coding sequence ATGTCGATTGCCGACATCTCGGAGGAACGCCTCGGTGGCCGCCGGGAGCACGAGCGCACCCCCCCGCACGACCTGCTCGCCGAGCAGAGCGCCCTGGGCGGCATGCTCCTTTCGAAGGATGCCGTGGCCGACGTCATCGAGACCCTGCGCGGCGCCGACTTCTACGTTCCCAAGCATGAGCTGATCTTCGAGGCGATCCTCACCCTCTACTCGCATGGCGAGCCCACCGACGTCGTCGCGGTGACCGACGAGCTGATCAAGACCGGCGAACTGCAGCGCGCCGGCGGTGCGGATTACCTGCACACCCTGACCTCGATCGTGCCGACCGCGGCCAACGCGGGCTACTACGCCTCGATCGTCGCGGAGCGCGCGCTGCTGCGCCGGCTCGTGGACGCCGGCACGCGCATCGTGCAGATGGGCTACTCGGGTCAGGGCGAAGCGCTGGACCTGGTCAACAACGCGCAGGCCGAGATCTACGGCGTGACCGGGGCCGACGCCGCCGAGGACTATGTGCCGCTCGAGGTCGCCGTCAGCGCGGCCATCGACGAGATCGAGGCCGCCCGCGGTCGCGACGGTCAGATGACCGGCATCCCGACGGGCTTCTCGGGGCTGGACCAGCTCACCAACGGTCTGCACCCGGGCCAGATGATCATCATCGCCGCGCGTCCGGCCATGGGTAAGTCCACCCTCGCGCTGGACTTCGCCCGCACCGCCGCGGTCAAGCACAACTTTCCGACGATCTTCTTCTCGCTCGAGATGGGGCGCAGCGAGATCGCGATGCGCCTGATGAGCGCCGAGGGTTCCGTGCCGCTGCAGAACATGCGCAAGGGCACGCTCGACTCGCGCGACTGGACCACGATCGCCTCGACCCGCGGTCGCATCAACGACGCACCCCTCTACATCGACGACAGCCCGAACATGACGCTGGTCGAGATCCGGGCGAAGTGCCGACGACTCAAGCAGCGCGAGGGGCTGAAGATGGTCGTCATCGACTACCTGCAGCTGATGACGAGCGGCAAGCGCGTCGAGTCGCGCCAGCAGGAGGTCTCGGAGTTCTCGCGTGCGCTGAAGCTTCTGGCCAAGGAGCTGCAAGTGCCGGTCATCGCACTGTCGCAGCTGAACCGTGGCGCCGAGCAGCGTGCCGACAAGAAGCCCGCACTGTCAGACCTGCGTGAGTCGGGGTCGATCGAGCAGGACGCCGACATGGTCGTACTGCTGCACCGCGAGGCCGCCTACGAGAAGGACAGCCCCCGCGCGGGCGAGGCAGACCTCATCATCGCCAAGCACCGCAACGGTCCGACCGACACGATCACCGTCGCGTTCCAGGGTCACTTCTCCCGCTTCACCGACATGGCCGTGGGGCTGTAG
- a CDS encoding amino acid transporter, translating into MTDDKPTRRDLMKPLQLLGLAFGAAVFAGIVTLIAMGFFQQRGPEQAPAALQLALIFAGVTFIVVLLSVSLLLLAIDPAQVTKTIDRPVLQPRENPDTAAGGTRSDGADPDAEASGGTHI; encoded by the coding sequence ATGACCGACGACAAGCCCACCCGCCGAGACCTGATGAAGCCACTGCAGCTGCTCGGGCTCGCCTTCGGGGCCGCGGTGTTCGCGGGCATCGTCACGCTCATCGCGATGGGGTTCTTCCAGCAGCGCGGCCCGGAGCAGGCGCCCGCGGCGCTGCAGCTGGCCCTCATCTTCGCCGGCGTCACCTTCATCGTCGTCCTGTTGTCGGTCTCGCTCCTGCTCCTCGCCATCGATCCGGCGCAGGTGACCAAGACGATCGATCGCCCCGTGCTGCAGCCGCGCGAGAACCCCGACACCGCTGCGGGCGGCACGCGTTCGGACGGCGCGGATCCGGATGCCGAGGCATCCGGCGGCACGCACATCTGA
- a CDS encoding ExeM/NucH family extracellular endonuclease, translating into MRRPPVFPASILTVALVAGLSGMTSPAVAADGAPVINEFSASTTGTDVEYVELLAAPATDLSGVRVLEIEGDAGGSVPAFGVVDEVISFAAPDASGRSLATLAANALENGTISLLLITGTIPAAGSDIDANDDGVIDDGLGFSVVDAVAVNDGGAGDLTYGGVALGVSYDGLPFAPGAASRIPDGTDTDLVGDWVRNDFDLAGIPGNAGTLVAGEAANTPGAANSLTAPPVGPPAGEAGCELEVVTIGSVQGSGALSPVAGSTVRIEGTVVGDFQAAGGFGGYYLQDAGDGDSATSDGIFVSAPTGTDVAVGAIVNVAGPVSESGSGGAAVELTRIDAADVEVCATGAALPDAVPLTLPASTEQREAVESMYVTLPQSLTVLEYFEYGRYGTIDVGLDRQMTPTAVFSPGSAEATALAQRNLAERITIDDGRSAQNPDPAIHPNGEAFTLENTFRGGDLVTNATGVLDYRSDTWAIQPTEGADYASVNARTATPDVGGDLTVSSFNVLNYFTTLTGPDARGANDEAEFERQQAKIVAALAEIDADVFGLIEIENNGTALAALTTALNDHLHGDVYDYIETGPIGTDVITTALIYKPASVTPVGNFALMAQDKDARWLDDYNRPGLTQTFADADGGKVTVVVNHLKSKGSDCNAVGDPDTGDGAGNCNITRTQAAAALSDWLATDPTGQGAGHELIIGDLNSYDKEAPIAELLAGGFTDLLAQYQGENAYSYVFDGQLGYLDYALAGPALAGDVTGAAAWHINADEPSLIDYDMSFKAPAQDALFAPDPYRSSDHDPVIVGLDLTPPDTIPPTLTVTADPAFLFPPNGKTRTVTLTVDAADERGEVTVRLLSAAASGNKKAIVRQLTDRSFSVKAVVGAKYTFTYEAKDAAGNTATATDTVSVEPTPRRLLAYICQIVERTAGSICR; encoded by the coding sequence GTGCGCCGTCCCCCCGTTTTTCCGGCATCCATCCTCACCGTCGCGCTGGTCGCCGGACTGTCGGGGATGACTTCCCCCGCGGTGGCTGCCGATGGCGCGCCCGTGATCAACGAGTTCTCGGCCAGTACGACCGGCACCGACGTCGAGTATGTGGAACTGCTGGCCGCACCGGCCACCGATCTGTCCGGCGTGCGCGTCCTCGAGATCGAGGGCGACGCCGGCGGATCCGTGCCGGCCTTCGGCGTGGTCGATGAGGTCATCTCCTTCGCGGCACCGGACGCATCCGGTCGCTCGCTCGCCACCCTCGCCGCCAACGCGCTCGAGAACGGCACGATCAGCCTTCTGCTGATCACGGGGACGATCCCGGCCGCGGGATCGGACATCGATGCGAACGACGATGGGGTCATCGACGACGGCCTCGGGTTCTCGGTGGTCGACGCCGTCGCGGTCAACGACGGCGGCGCGGGCGATCTGACGTACGGCGGCGTGGCCCTCGGGGTCTCGTACGACGGCTTGCCGTTCGCGCCCGGCGCGGCCTCGCGCATCCCCGACGGCACCGATACCGACCTCGTCGGCGACTGGGTGCGCAACGACTTCGACCTTGCCGGCATCCCGGGCAATGCGGGCACGCTCGTGGCGGGTGAGGCCGCCAACACGCCCGGTGCCGCCAACTCGCTGACCGCGCCGCCGGTCGGTCCTCCTGCCGGCGAGGCGGGATGCGAACTCGAAGTGGTCACGATCGGGTCGGTACAGGGCAGTGGCGCGCTCTCGCCGGTTGCCGGGTCGACGGTGCGCATCGAAGGCACGGTGGTCGGCGATTTCCAAGCCGCCGGCGGGTTCGGCGGCTACTACCTTCAGGATGCCGGGGACGGCGACTCCGCGACCTCGGACGGCATCTTCGTCTCCGCGCCCACCGGGACGGACGTCGCGGTGGGCGCCATCGTCAACGTCGCCGGCCCGGTGAGCGAATCCGGCAGCGGAGGGGCAGCCGTGGAGCTGACCAGGATCGACGCCGCTGACGTCGAGGTGTGTGCGACCGGCGCCGCGCTGCCGGATGCCGTGCCGTTGACGCTGCCGGCGAGCACAGAGCAGCGCGAAGCAGTAGAGAGCATGTACGTGACGCTCCCCCAGAGCCTCACGGTCCTCGAGTACTTCGAGTACGGGCGGTACGGCACCATCGACGTGGGGCTGGACCGTCAGATGACACCGACGGCGGTGTTCTCTCCGGGGTCGGCCGAGGCGACCGCCCTGGCGCAGCGGAACCTCGCCGAGCGGATCACGATCGATGACGGTCGCAGCGCACAGAATCCGGATCCCGCCATCCACCCCAACGGCGAAGCGTTCACGCTGGAGAACACGTTCCGCGGTGGAGATCTCGTCACCAACGCGACCGGCGTCCTGGACTACCGGTCCGACACGTGGGCGATTCAGCCGACCGAGGGCGCCGACTACGCGTCCGTGAACGCGCGCACCGCGACCCCGGACGTCGGCGGCGATCTCACGGTGTCCAGCTTCAACGTGCTCAACTACTTCACCACCCTGACGGGACCGGACGCCCGCGGAGCGAACGACGAGGCGGAGTTCGAGCGTCAGCAGGCCAAGATCGTCGCCGCTCTCGCTGAGATCGACGCCGACGTGTTCGGCCTGATCGAGATCGAGAACAACGGAACCGCGCTCGCCGCCCTGACCACAGCGCTGAACGATCACCTTCACGGGGACGTGTACGACTACATCGAAACCGGCCCGATCGGCACCGATGTGATCACCACGGCGCTCATCTACAAGCCGGCCTCCGTCACGCCGGTCGGGAACTTCGCACTCATGGCTCAAGACAAGGACGCGCGCTGGCTGGATGATTACAACCGGCCGGGCCTGACCCAGACGTTCGCCGACGCAGACGGAGGCAAGGTCACGGTCGTGGTGAACCACCTCAAGTCGAAGGGCTCCGACTGCAACGCCGTGGGCGACCCCGACACGGGCGACGGCGCGGGCAACTGCAACATCACGCGGACGCAGGCCGCCGCCGCCCTCAGCGACTGGTTGGCGACCGACCCGACCGGACAGGGCGCCGGGCACGAGCTGATCATCGGAGACCTGAACTCCTACGACAAGGAGGCGCCGATCGCGGAGCTCCTCGCGGGCGGGTTCACCGACCTGCTCGCGCAGTACCAGGGCGAGAACGCCTACTCCTACGTGTTCGACGGACAGCTCGGCTACCTCGACTACGCGCTCGCCGGCCCGGCTCTGGCGGGCGATGTGACCGGAGCGGCCGCATGGCACATCAACGCGGACGAGCCGAGCCTGATCGACTACGACATGTCCTTCAAGGCACCCGCGCAGGATGCGCTGTTCGCGCCGGACCCCTACCGCTCCAGCGACCACGACCCGGTGATCGTCGGCCTGGACCTGACACCACCGGACACGATCCCGCCGACGCTCACCGTGACCGCGGATCCGGCCTTCCTCTTTCCCCCCAACGGCAAGACGCGCACGGTGACGCTGACCGTGGACGCGGCTGACGAGAGAGGCGAGGTCACCGTTCGGCTCCTGTCCGCCGCGGCGAGCGGAAACAAGAAGGCGATCGTGCGCCAGCTTACCGACCGGAGCTTCTCGGTGAAGGCGGTGGTCGGCGCGAAGTACACCTTCACGTACGAGGCGAAGGATGCCGCGGGCAACACCGCGACCGCGACCGACACGGTGTCCGTGGAACCGACGCCGAGACGTCTGCTGGCCTACATCTGTCAGATCGTGGAGCGGACCGCGGGTTCGATCTGCCGGTAG
- a CDS encoding NAD(P)-dependent alcohol dehydrogenase, with protein MKAVQYREVGKGPEVVEIDIPEPGPGQIRLRVTAAGLCHSDWFLMDLPADQYAYGLPLTLGHEGTGIVHKLGDGVEGIDIGGSYAVYGPWGCGQCHACSQGRENYCTRAAELGITPPGLGAPGAMAEYMIVDDARHLVPLGDLDPVQTVSLTDAGLTPYHAIRAAQDRLFPGATAVVIGAGGLGHVGIQILRAISAVTVIAVDQNEEKLALAAEVGAHHTLMSGPDTADEIRALTGGQGAQAVFDFVGVQSTLDIARAAVAVDGYVSIVGIGGGLLPTGFFSTPFGVSVRAPYWGSRSELHEVLDLARIGAVTVHTEVYGIDDAVEAYDKLHAGTVRGRAVVVP; from the coding sequence GTGAAGGCTGTTCAGTATCGCGAGGTCGGCAAAGGTCCCGAGGTGGTCGAGATCGACATCCCCGAACCTGGCCCCGGGCAGATTCGCCTCAGGGTGACGGCCGCCGGGCTCTGCCACTCGGATTGGTTCCTGATGGACCTGCCCGCCGATCAGTACGCGTACGGTCTGCCGCTCACGCTCGGCCACGAGGGCACCGGCATCGTCCACAAGCTGGGAGATGGAGTCGAGGGCATCGACATCGGCGGCTCCTATGCCGTCTACGGACCCTGGGGATGCGGGCAGTGCCACGCCTGCTCGCAGGGCCGGGAGAACTACTGCACGCGCGCCGCCGAACTGGGGATCACACCTCCGGGACTGGGCGCACCGGGCGCCATGGCCGAGTACATGATCGTCGACGACGCCCGGCATCTCGTCCCGCTGGGCGACCTCGACCCGGTGCAGACGGTGTCCCTGACCGATGCCGGCCTCACGCCGTATCACGCGATCCGGGCGGCACAGGACAGGCTGTTTCCGGGAGCGACGGCGGTCGTGATCGGGGCGGGAGGCCTCGGGCACGTCGGAATTCAGATACTTCGGGCCATCTCAGCGGTGACGGTGATCGCGGTGGATCAGAACGAGGAGAAGCTCGCCCTGGCCGCCGAGGTCGGGGCCCACCACACGCTGATGTCCGGGCCGGACACGGCGGACGAGATCCGCGCGCTCACCGGCGGGCAGGGCGCGCAGGCCGTCTTCGATTTCGTCGGCGTGCAGAGCACCCTCGACATCGCCCGCGCCGCCGTGGCCGTCGACGGGTACGTCAGTATCGTGGGCATCGGCGGCGGCCTCCTGCCTACCGGCTTCTTCTCGACGCCGTTCGGGGTCTCGGTGCGCGCACCGTACTGGGGCAGCCGCAGCGAGCTGCACGAAGTGCTGGACCTCGCCCGGATCGGGGCGGTCACCGTGCACACCGAGGTCTACGGCATCGACGACGCTGTCGAGGCGTACGACAAGCTGCACGCGGGCACCGTGCGCGGACGAGCGGTCGTCGTTCCGTAG
- a CDS encoding acyl-CoA synthetase gives MTRTPAARTFDVRHVQLARAASAAIAAVMVTFSPDHSAAVGLSIFSGFVLVNALVLLVAAWLVYPSGQRWPAVLLGVLSVAAGMAGGVVPLRSVTTFFVLVIAWALTTGLVETIAGARSLREARRLQPPAEPARTESRDALVIGVLTLVLGLALLLVPAQYALQYRVEDANATFTLTGIILAVGIFGAYAAIVAVYLGIAGFSPRKRQPVTTESAEATAPATARPAEPTRTTNDERGVS, from the coding sequence GTGACCAGAACCCCCGCAGCCCGCACCTTCGATGTGCGCCACGTGCAGCTGGCGAGAGCTGCCAGCGCGGCGATCGCGGCTGTCATGGTCACCTTCTCGCCCGATCACTCCGCGGCGGTCGGTCTGTCCATCTTCAGCGGGTTCGTGCTCGTGAACGCGCTGGTCCTGCTGGTAGCCGCGTGGCTGGTGTATCCCTCGGGCCAGCGCTGGCCGGCCGTGCTCCTGGGTGTCCTCTCCGTGGCCGCCGGTATGGCCGGCGGTGTCGTACCGCTGCGGTCGGTCACCACATTCTTCGTTCTCGTGATCGCGTGGGCACTGACGACCGGACTGGTCGAGACGATCGCCGGCGCGCGGAGTCTGCGCGAGGCTCGTCGTCTGCAGCCGCCGGCGGAACCCGCCCGCACCGAGTCTCGCGACGCGCTCGTCATCGGCGTCCTCACCCTCGTGCTGGGCCTGGCGCTGCTGCTCGTTCCGGCGCAGTACGCGTTGCAGTACCGGGTCGAAGACGCGAACGCGACCTTCACGCTCACCGGGATCATCCTGGCCGTCGGCATCTTCGGCGCCTACGCCGCGATCGTCGCGGTCTACCTCGGCATCGCCGGATTCTCGCCGCGCAAGCGGCAGCCCGTCACCACCGAGAGCGCGGAGGCCACCGCGCCCGCGACGGCGCGGCCCGCTGAGCCCACACGCACGACGAACGACGAAAGGGGCGTCTCATGA
- the purB gene encoding adenylosuccinate lyase: MSSLPPQPLSPLDGRYFAAVGELADYLSEAGLNRARVEVEVEWLLTLTDRSLFGTAPLPETDKEQLRALYRDFGQVEIDWLAEKEAVTRHDVKAVEYLVRDRLSSLGLEAVAELTHFACTSEDINSASYALTVQRAITTVWLPKLRAVIDALRGLAQQHRDAAMLARTHGQPATPTTMGKEIAVFVWRLERVAAQVAASEYLAKFSGATGTWSAHLAADPDVDWPALTRTFIEGLGIGFNPLTTQIESHDWQVELYDRVRHAGGILHNLATDVWTYISLGYFSQIPVAGATGSSTMPHKINPIRFENAEANLEIAGGLLTTLAATLVTSRLQRDLTDSTTQRNIGVALGHSLLALDNLQRGLGEISLAQPVLDADLDANWEVLAEAIQTVVRAEIAAGRSQITDPYALLKELTRGRRVGGAQLAEFVGGLDIGDAAKQRLLALTPATYVGLASQLVDEL; the protein is encoded by the coding sequence GTGTCTTCTCTTCCTCCCCAGCCGCTGAGCCCGCTCGACGGCCGCTACTTCGCTGCGGTCGGCGAGCTCGCCGACTACCTCTCCGAGGCGGGGTTGAATCGCGCGCGCGTCGAGGTCGAGGTCGAATGGCTCCTCACGCTCACCGACCGGTCGCTGTTCGGCACCGCGCCTCTCCCCGAGACGGACAAGGAGCAGTTGCGCGCCCTGTATCGCGACTTCGGCCAGGTCGAGATCGACTGGCTCGCCGAGAAGGAAGCCGTCACCCGGCACGATGTGAAGGCCGTCGAGTACCTCGTGCGCGACCGGCTCTCGAGCCTCGGTCTCGAGGCGGTCGCCGAACTGACGCACTTCGCGTGCACGAGCGAGGACATCAACTCCGCCTCCTACGCGCTCACCGTCCAGCGCGCGATCACGACGGTCTGGCTGCCCAAGCTGCGCGCGGTGATCGACGCACTGCGCGGGCTGGCCCAGCAGCATCGGGATGCCGCGATGCTCGCGCGCACGCACGGGCAACCCGCCACGCCCACCACGATGGGCAAGGAGATCGCGGTCTTCGTCTGGCGGTTGGAGCGGGTCGCGGCGCAGGTCGCGGCATCCGAGTATCTGGCGAAGTTCTCCGGCGCGACCGGCACCTGGTCCGCCCACCTCGCCGCCGACCCCGATGTCGACTGGCCGGCGCTGACCCGGACGTTCATCGAGGGTCTGGGGATCGGGTTCAACCCGCTGACCACGCAGATCGAGTCGCACGACTGGCAGGTCGAGCTCTACGACCGGGTGCGGCACGCCGGCGGGATCCTGCACAACCTCGCGACCGATGTGTGGACCTACATCTCGCTCGGCTACTTCTCGCAGATCCCCGTCGCAGGCGCCACCGGGTCATCGACGATGCCGCACAAGATCAACCCGATCCGCTTCGAGAACGCCGAGGCGAACCTCGAGATCGCCGGCGGGCTGCTCACGACTCTCGCAGCGACGCTGGTGACCTCACGGCTGCAGCGCGACCTGACCGACTCGACCACTCAGCGCAACATCGGCGTTGCGCTGGGGCACTCCCTGCTCGCACTGGACAACCTGCAGCGCGGACTCGGTGAGATCTCACTGGCGCAGCCGGTGCTCGATGCCGACCTCGACGCGAACTGGGAGGTGCTCGCCGAGGCGATCCAGACCGTGGTGCGTGCCGAAATCGCCGCCGGGCGCTCGCAGATCACCGACCCCTACGCGCTGCTGAAGGAGCTCACCCGCGGGCGCCGCGTGGGCGGTGCGCAGCTGGCGGAGTTCGTCGGAGGCCTGGACATCGGAGACGCGGCCAAGCAGCGCCTCCTCGCCCTGACGCCCGCGACGTACGTCGGGCTGGCGTCGCAGCTGGTGGACGAGCTCTAG
- the rplI gene encoding 50S ribosomal protein L9 yields the protein MSKLILTNEVAGLGSAGDVVEVKNGYARNYLIPQGFAVAWSRGGEKQVASIRAGRESRAIHDHEEAVALKDALESNKVKLAVKAGAEGRLFGSVKTGDVADAVKAAGLGDLDKRKIQITSPIKSVGEHEATVRLRDDLTAVITLLVVAAK from the coding sequence ATGTCGAAGCTGATTCTCACGAATGAGGTCGCCGGGCTCGGAAGCGCCGGCGACGTGGTCGAGGTCAAGAACGGGTACGCCCGCAACTACCTCATCCCCCAGGGCTTTGCTGTGGCGTGGAGCCGCGGTGGCGAGAAGCAGGTCGCGTCGATTCGCGCCGGCCGCGAGTCGCGTGCGATCCACGACCACGAAGAGGCCGTCGCACTCAAGGACGCCCTCGAGTCGAACAAGGTCAAGCTCGCCGTCAAGGCCGGTGCCGAAGGACGTCTGTTCGGCTCGGTCAAGACCGGCGATGTCGCGGACGCCGTCAAGGCCGCAGGCCTGGGCGATCTCGACAAGCGCAAGATCCAGATCACCTCTCCGATCAAGTCGGTGGGCGAGCACGAGGCGACCGTTCGCCTGCGCGACGACCTCACCGCCGTGATCACGCTGCTGGTGGTCGCAGCCAAGTAG